A window of Kribbella sp. NBC_00382 genomic DNA:
GCGCAGTTTGCCCAGTCGTCCCAGCGTCCCGATCCTTGCCGGACTGTTGGTCGAGGCCGAAGAAGGCCAGATCACTCTGTCCGGCTTCGACTACGAGACGTCCGTCCGCGTGACCGTCCCGGCTCAGGTGGCCGATACCGGCAAGTGCCTGATCTCCGGCCGGCTGGTCGCCGACATCTCGAAGAGTCTCCCGAATCAGCCCGTGGACATCTCGGTGGACGGTGCGAAGGCGCAAGTCACCTGCGGCACCTCGAGATTCACGCTCCAAACGCTTCCTACAGAGGAATATCCGGCTCTGCCCGATCTTCCGGCCGCCAGCGGCACCGTCCGGAGCGACGTTTTCGCTCAGGCTGTCGCTCAGGTCGTCACCGCGGCCGGTCGCGAAGACACGTTGCCGGTGCTCACCGGCGTACGGGTCGAGATCGAGGGATCCACGATCTCGTTGCTGGCCACCGACCGGTACCGGTTGGCGATCCGCGAGCTCGAATGGAACCCGCAAAGCCCAGATGCCTCTGCTGCAGCCCTTATCCCGGCCCGCGTCCTCTCGGAAACCGCGAAGGCGATGACCGGGACCGACATCATCGTCTCCCTGGCAGCTCCTGGCAGCGGTGAGGGCATCGTCGGATTCGAAGGCGAGGTCTCCGGCGGCAACCGGCGTGCGACCACCCGGTTGCTCGACGGCGAGTTCCCGAAGGTCCGCGGCATCATCCCGACCGACGCGGCGATCGCGACCCGGGTACGGATCGACACCGCGACCCTGGTCGAGGCGGTCAAGCGGGTCGCCCTGGTGGCCGAGCGCAATGCCCCGGTCCGGCTGACGTTCTCCGACGACACCGTGACGCTGGACGCCGGCAGCGGCGACGAAGCGCAGGCGTCGGAGTCGATCGAGGCTCGGGTAGTTGGCGAGCCGGTTACCGTGGGATTCAACCCGACGTACCTGCTCGACGGTCTGAACGCGATCGGCACCCCGGTCGCGCACCTGGCCTTCACGCAGGCGACGAAGCCGGCCGAACTGACCGGCGTGAAGGATTTCGACGGCGACCCGATCAGCGAGTTCCGGTACGTGCTGATGCCGGTCCGCCTGAACAGCTGATCAGCGAAACGCCAACAGAACAAGGGGATTCACGATGGAGCTCGGCCTTGTCGGTCTCGGCAAGATGGGCGGCAACATGCGCGAGCGGATTCGCGGCGCAGGCCTCACCGTCGTCGGTTTCGATCACAACCAAGCCATCTCCGATGCGACAGACCTGGCCGACATGGTCGGCCAGCTGACCGCGACCGATCAACCGAAAATCGTCTGGGTGATGGTGCCGGTCCAGGCCATCGATCCGGTACTGACCGAGCTCGCTGAGCTCCTCTCCGAGGGCGACATCGTGATCGACGGCGGCAACAGCCGCTGGACCGATGACATCCGGCGCGCCGAACTGCTGTCCCACAAGGGCATCAAGTTCGTCGACTGCGGCGTGTCCGGTGGCGTCTGGGGTCTGGAGAACGGCTACGCGCTGATGTGCGGCGGCGAGACCGACACGATCACCACGCTGATGCCGATCTTCACCGCGCTGAAGCCGGCCGGCGATTTCGGATTCGTGCACGCCGGCCAGGTCGGCGCCGGGCACTTCGCCAAGATGGTCCACAACGGCATCGAGTACGCGATCATGCAGGCGTACGCCGAGGGATTCGAGCTGCTCGAGGCCGCCGAGATCGTCGAGAACGTGCCGGAGGCGTTCGACTCCTGGCGCGAGGGCACGGTGATCCGGTCCTGGCTGCTCGACCTGATGGTCAACGCGCTCAAGGAAGACACCCACCTCGACAAGATCCGCGGCTACGCGGACGACTCGGGTGAGGGTCGCTGGACCGTGGAGGCCGCGATCGACCACGCCGTACCGGTGCCGGCCATCGCCGCGTCGCTGTTCGCGCGGTTCGCGTCCCGCCAGGACGACTCCCCCGCGATGAAGGCGATCGCAGCGATGCGCAACCAGTTCGGTGGCCACGCCGTCAAGGGCGCGGGCGAAGACCCGTCGTACGCGACGCCGCCGATCCAGCACTGAGCACCAAGCACTGAGCATCAGGTCCGGGTCGCCGCTACGTTCGGCGGCCCGGACTCTGTACGATCGGCGACCCAGGGCCACCGCCCTCAGGATCCGCCCAGCAGAGGAATATAAGTGCCCCGTGAGCAATGTGTCTTGGCACCGACGGCGCCCAGGCACGCACCCCGCCGCGTTGGAGAAGCAATCATGATGGAAAAGCATCGTGATCGCTTCTCCGCCTTGCGGGGCACGCACCTGAACACCGTCGGCACTCAAGACACATCACCCACGGGGCACTAGTGTTTGTCACCGCGCTCGGACTGATTGACTTCCGGTCGTACCAGCAGGCGGAGGTCCAGCTCCAGGCGGGCGTGACCGCTTTCGTCGGGCCGAACGGGCAGGGCAAGACCAATCTGGTCGAGGCCATCCACTACACCGCGACCCTCGGTTCCCACCGGGTCGCCAACGACGCGCCGCTGGTCCGGGCCGGCGCTCCGCGCGCGATCGTGCGGACCGAGATCCGCTCCGACCACGAACGCGATCTCGTCGTCGAGCTTGAAATCAATCCTGGGAGGGCAAATCGGGCCCGGATCAACCGGTCCCCGGTCCCCCGGCCGCGCGAAGTGCTCGGATTGCTCCGTACGGTGCTTTTTGCGCCCGAGGACCTCGCGCTCGTCAAGGGCGATCCGTCCGAGCGGCGCCGGTTCCTGGACGAGTTGCTCACCCTGCGGTCGCCCCGGTTCGCCGGCGTACGGCAGGACTACGAGCGGATCCTCAAGCAGCGGAACTCGTTGCTGAAGAGCGCCGCGGTGGCCAGACGCCAGAATCGTTCTGGTGGAGCAATCGAGGGCCAACTGCGCACGCTGGACGTCTGGGATTCGCACCTCGTCACCACTGGAGCAGAGCTCCTGGCGGCAAGACTCGATCTGCTGGAATCCCTTCGCCCGTTGGTTTCCGGCTCGTACGACGCTGTTGCCCGGGGCAAGGGTGATGCGCGGCTGGAGTACAAGTCGTCGGTGCAGTTGGAGCCCGGGGTGGCCAGTCGGGAGCAACTTGCTGAGGTGTTGCAGAACGCAGTACGGGACCGGCGGAACGACGAGCTCGATCGTGGTGTCTCGCTGGTCGGGCCGCATCGCGACGACGTAGTACTCGGGCTCGGGGACTTGCCTGCGAAGGGGTATGCGAGTCACGGTGAGTCCTGGTCGTTCGCACTCGCGCTGCGGCTGGCGTCGTACGAGTTGCTGCGGTCGGACGGGGGTGAGCCGGTGCTGATTCTGGATGACGTGTTCGCCGAGCTGGACACCAGCCGGCGCGACCGGCTGGCGGAACTCGTCGCGCCCGCCGAGCAGGTACTCGTCACGGCGGCCGTCGGCGCCGACGTACCGGCGGAGCTGAGCGGCGCCCGGTTCGACGTCGGCGAGGGCTCGGTCCGTCGTGCCTGAAGGCCCGAACTCCGTTGAGAAAGGCCAGAATTCCTCTGACAGCGGCGTCGAGAGCGAGTCCGTCGAGGCGGCCGAGCACGACAAACGCGGCCTCGAGCTGGCAAAAACGCTCGCCAGCCGGATCAAAGGGGCGGGCCCGATCCAGCCTGTCAAGAAGACCCGCCGACGTCGCCCGACCGGAAACCAGGTCAGCAGCGCCCGCGCCGACGACCGCGACCCACAGTTGCTCACCAACACCCTCGGCCGGCTGATGCGCGAACAGGGCTGGGAGGTCGACGTCGCCGTCCACGGCGTGATGGCCCGCTGGCCGTCGATCGTCGGCCCCGAGATGGCCTCCCACTGCCAGCCGGAGAGCTACACGGACACCGAGCTCACCGTCCGTACAGACTCCACCGCATGGGCCACCCAGGTCCGCCTGCTGGCCCCTGACCTGGTCCGCCGCCTCAACGCCGAACTAGGCGACGGCACCGTCACCCGGGTCAAGGTAGAAGGCCCCAACGCCCCCAGCTGGCGCAAGGGCCCGCGCACTGTCCGTGGCGGCCGAGGCCCGCGAGATACCTATGGCTGATCGGCTGCTGTAGAGACCCATCCGATCACCTAGGATCGGGCGCGATGCGCGCGATCGTTGACGGTTTTCGAGAGATGGTCCACCTGATCGGAGATACCTTCCGGTTGTGGTGGCGCAACCTGTTGCCCCTGGTGACCTGGTTCCTGGCCGGCTACGTCGGCTTCCGCGCGTCGATCCAGGCCGCGATCTGGCTGGACGAGCACCAGCATTCGAGTCTCGGCGTCGGAGTGTTCTCGACCGGCGTACTGATCCAGATCGCTGCCACAGTTGGCATGATCCGCACCTGTGCGACCTCCCTCTACCGCTGGCGTGACGCCGCCAGCAACAAGGCTGAGGAGACCGCTGACCCCACCCAGCAAGGCCTGATGGAGTTGCTGGCCGTCACTCTGCTGCCGATGATCGCGGTCTGGTCGGCCTGGGGATTCCTGGACGACCGGGTCAACGAGCTGTCGATCAGCAACATCGTCCAGCGCGGAGTCGGGAGCGGCGCGGCGTTCTTCGACATCGCCGGCAACGCCTGGCACGCCTACCTTCCGGCGATCGGGATCCTGCTGGTCCTCCGGCGGATCCTCGAGGCGGTCGACGACCGGTGGCCGAGCCGGCCGGTCCGGTTCGCGCAGGTCTGGGCCGAGGCGTTCTTCGTGCTGCTCACGGTCGTCGTGGTGCCGTTCGCCGTCGCGGATCTCAAGGGCTGGTTCAAGGACCGGGACTTCTGGTACATCTCGACCGGTTGGTGGGACGGACTGAAGGACTTCTTCTCCGGGATCCACATCCCGATCCCGGCCGGTATTGAGTTCCTCTGGGG
This region includes:
- the gnd gene encoding phosphogluconate dehydrogenase (NAD(+)-dependent, decarboxylating), which codes for MELGLVGLGKMGGNMRERIRGAGLTVVGFDHNQAISDATDLADMVGQLTATDQPKIVWVMVPVQAIDPVLTELAELLSEGDIVIDGGNSRWTDDIRRAELLSHKGIKFVDCGVSGGVWGLENGYALMCGGETDTITTLMPIFTALKPAGDFGFVHAGQVGAGHFAKMVHNGIEYAIMQAYAEGFELLEAAEIVENVPEAFDSWREGTVIRSWLLDLMVNALKEDTHLDKIRGYADDSGEGRWTVEAAIDHAVPVPAIAASLFARFASRQDDSPAMKAIAAMRNQFGGHAVKGAGEDPSYATPPIQH
- the dnaN gene encoding DNA polymerase III subunit beta; translation: MKFRVERDVLAESVAWAARSLPSRPSVPILAGLLVEAEEGQITLSGFDYETSVRVTVPAQVADTGKCLISGRLVADISKSLPNQPVDISVDGAKAQVTCGTSRFTLQTLPTEEYPALPDLPAASGTVRSDVFAQAVAQVVTAAGREDTLPVLTGVRVEIEGSTISLLATDRYRLAIRELEWNPQSPDASAAALIPARVLSETAKAMTGTDIIVSLAAPGSGEGIVGFEGEVSGGNRRATTRLLDGEFPKVRGIIPTDAAIATRVRIDTATLVEAVKRVALVAERNAPVRLTFSDDTVTLDAGSGDEAQASESIEARVVGEPVTVGFNPTYLLDGLNAIGTPVAHLAFTQATKPAELTGVKDFDGDPISEFRYVLMPVRLNS
- a CDS encoding DUF721 domain-containing protein, coding for MPEGPNSVEKGQNSSDSGVESESVEAAEHDKRGLELAKTLASRIKGAGPIQPVKKTRRRRPTGNQVSSARADDRDPQLLTNTLGRLMREQGWEVDVAVHGVMARWPSIVGPEMASHCQPESYTDTELTVRTDSTAWATQVRLLAPDLVRRLNAELGDGTVTRVKVEGPNAPSWRKGPRTVRGGRGPRDTYG
- the recF gene encoding DNA replication/repair protein RecF (All proteins in this family for which functions are known are DNA-binding proteins that assist the filamentation of RecA onto DNA for the initiation of recombination or recombinational repair.) translates to MFVTALGLIDFRSYQQAEVQLQAGVTAFVGPNGQGKTNLVEAIHYTATLGSHRVANDAPLVRAGAPRAIVRTEIRSDHERDLVVELEINPGRANRARINRSPVPRPREVLGLLRTVLFAPEDLALVKGDPSERRRFLDELLTLRSPRFAGVRQDYERILKQRNSLLKSAAVARRQNRSGGAIEGQLRTLDVWDSHLVTTGAELLAARLDLLESLRPLVSGSYDAVARGKGDARLEYKSSVQLEPGVASREQLAEVLQNAVRDRRNDELDRGVSLVGPHRDDVVLGLGDLPAKGYASHGESWSFALALRLASYELLRSDGGEPVLILDDVFAELDTSRRDRLAELVAPAEQVLVTAAVGADVPAELSGARFDVGEGSVRRA